The sequence below is a genomic window from Shinella zoogloeoides.
CTGAAGATCGGCTGAGTGGCATCATTCACTATCAGCACAGCGTCGCGCCAACCGTTGACAAACAATGCCCTGCCTTGACACGCCCCGCGAACTATTGAATGGATGCGCCCTCGGCGCTGCCCTGCGGGTATGATGTAATGGTAGCCTGTCAGCTTCCCAAGCTGAACGCGCGGGTTCGATTCCCGCTACCCGCTCCAGCCGGTTTATCAGGGGTTTGCGCCATATTTAAGCAGACCCTTTTTCATGCGGTTTTACAGAAGGTTTTACAGCTTCTGTTCTTGCTCTGGCCTCATCGAGTTTTCGGATGATCGCTTCGGTTGCGGCGTTTCTGCCGACATAGCGGCGGATAATCCTGTCGACGTGTTCTTCTTCCCAGCCCAAAATTTCAGCGATGACCCGCTTGTCGAGGCCGGCTTTGTAGAACTTCGTCGCCGCTGTGCCGCGAAGGTCATGGAAGTGAAGATCGCGCTCGTCGAGCTTCGCATCGGTCTTCGCCTTGATGAAAACGGATGCGAAGCCGTTGACGGTCCAGGGACGTTTTCGGCTGTTGGTGAGAACGACCGGCGAGTGTTTGGGGATGGCGTCGAGCAACTCGCGCAATTCTCCGTACACCGGAACGACGACCTCGCGCTGGTGCCGGCTCTTGCCTGTCGTCATCGTGATTGCGTTCTCGCCGACATGCGACCATGCGAGCCGAAAGAGATCGCCGGCGCGCAAGCCTGTGAGCGCCGCAAGGCGGACGGCAAGCTTTGCCTCCGCCGAGCATGCGGCCAGCACCTGCTCCATTTCAGGCGCCTCCCAGATGATCGCCGCCCGGTTGGCGGAGTAGAGCCGTCCGATGCCTTCGCATGGGTTCATGCCGATCTTCGCCAGCGGGTCGACCGCATAGGACAAGACGCGCGAAAGGACCTGCATGCCATAGTCGGCCGCACGCGGCGTGGCCGCATAGTTGGCGCGCCACTTTCGGATACGGGGACGGATCTGGTCGGGGCGGTCGAAGTTCTTGATCCGGAGCGAGCCGAAGTGCGCGTCGATCCGATCGAGCCAGCCGGACCAGTTCTTCTTGGTGCTGTCGGCAAGCTTTTTATAGTCGTCGCTTCGCTTGTAGAAGGTGATCAGCGCCGAAAAGCTGCTCTCGTCGGGCACGCGAATGCTTTCCAGCGCCTCGGCATACGCCTTCTGAAACGCAGGCGTGCCTGGCTCCGCATTGATGCGCGGTCCACCACGCCATGCATAATAGTAGACCTTGCCCTTGACCTTGACGGTGTGGACGCCCTTGAGCTCAACTGTAACCATGCTTCCTATCGAACTCCGCGAGCTCGCGATCGAGCTCGGATTCCTCCGAGCCGTCATTCTTTGCGAGCGAGTGATCCGGCGCAACCCGGAAGATAAAACCGTTGAATTCGACCTCGGCGCGCACGCCTTCTCTCTTCGCAAAGGCTGCGAGGCGCTTCATCTCGGATAATTTGAGAGGGATGCTCGCCGGCATTATCTGCCCTCCTGCCATCGTTTGAATTCCGCCCGCAGCGAAAACCATCGCTGGCGGGCGTTTTCGTCCGTGTTGAGTTCGGCGCGGGACTGGATGGCAAGTATGGAGCGAATGCGGGCGTTCACACGCTCGTCATCGGTCGCCTCTAGACCGTGACACTCGCGCAGGAAGGCACGGAAGGCCTGTTTGCCGCACTGCATCGCGCACTCCGCAGCGTAGTCCTTGACCTTCCTCGGCGGGTTGATCCGGTTTATCTCCGCCGTCATCTCCCGAAGCCGTTTCACAGCCCGGTCGTAGCGGTCGAGCAGCCAAGGCAGATCCTCGGGTGCATGCAGGATCAATTCGCGATCTTCGATGTAGACTTGCTCGGCAAATGTCAGCACGTCGGGGAGGTCGCGCCCCTCGCCAGCCGTCATCGTCATCCGCGACCCATCGGCAACCAGGCCCCATGCCGACGAGGCAAGTGATACGCGGTTTCGGATGGCGTCGAGACGAATCTGTGCAGGTGAAGCGACGGGATGGCTCATATGCCGCCTCCGTTTGCTGCTGGGGCGGCGCAGTCGATGATGCCTTCACCACCGCAATCGGGGCATTCGGCCACCGCTTCATCGCCCTTGTCGCCTGGATGCGGGTGGCGGTAACGATCCCAATCGGTGACAATCTCGCCGTTGCCTTGGCACCGCCCGCAAGTTTCACGAGTTTCTTCCGGGCGCTCATAGATGTCAGCCGTGCACGGCTCGGCGCACGACCAGCTCCCGCCGTCGTAAATCGTGCCGATGCGGTATCCGCGATCATGCGCTTGGCGCACGTCGGCCGGGTCTGCGACATCAATCGTTCCGACCAAGCGATAGCCGGGCGGGCAGTCGTCGCCGATAAAGGTGTAGTTCTTGCGGTCAGCCATGATCGCCCCCGGATGCTGTTGAGGCGTCATCGTGGACGTTGCCGTTGAATTCGCCATCTTCGGTCGGCAGGAAAGCGGCATGCGCCGGCGAGGCGAGTTCGCGGATACCTTCGATGATCTCTTCGAGCTCATAGACGTACTCTTCGCCATTGCCGGGATACTCGACGGTGCCAGTGTCCGGATCGGTCGAGCCGTGTTCAGACACGTAGTCGTGCAGGCGTTTCTCTACGAAGCGCGCGGATGCCTCGATACCCATTGGAATGGCGACTTCCGCGAGGTTGCGCAGAATGTCGGCCAACTCCTCCGAGGTGATAAGCAGATGCTCCGGGTAGTCATCCGGCGACGTGCGATCATCCCACTCGTTCACGGATTGAACGACGCGGGCGATCTCCTGCTCCAGCTTGTCACTGTGCATCGGACGACCCTTTCGCAGTATTGGCGGCCGACCCGAAGCTGGACTCTTCCACCGGAGCGGTGCACGATATTGGTGCAGCGTTCAGGAGGTTTGAAAGGTGACGCGCATCGTTGGATACGGAATTGCCATAGGCGTTGGAACGGCACTTTTGTGCTGGCTCACTTGGTCCTTGGCATGATGCTTCTATGACTGCCCGGATCGCCGCGCGCGGGTTATCGTGGCTGCTCTCGGCCACGACGCGTTGAGAGTCTTTCCTGAGTGCGGAACAAATCCCCCTTCTTGGCGTTCGTGCGAGCGGAAAATATGGAGGCGCGATATGTCCAGCAGTGCATGGAAAAAGCCTGTCGAAATTCACCTCGGAATGGTCGGTACCCGTGAGGTTTCCGGCCCGTTTGATGCTCTCATCTATCTTACCGACCAATGGCCCAACCGGTCTGGACCTCGGTTTGTCAAAGCGCGGATTGCATGTAAGGCTGCGGTCGAGGGTCGCCTCACTGCGGAGGCTGCTCGGCAAGAATTCATTGCGGCCGCTGACGAAGTGAGAGTGCTTCTTCACTAGGATGATATACATCAGTCGCGGCTCCCGGTCGCAGTTGAGGCGGCTTTCAAGCCTGCCACATGGTTGACCGCGCTGACGATCATCATGGCAATCGCAGTGGCCTGCTCGTCGGGGCGCTCGCCGTTGCTGTCGACCGTGACGACGTCTACGCCGTCATCATCGAGAATGACGCCGGTGTCCTCGTCGGAAAGCCGCAGCGGAAGGGCCACATTCTGATCGCGGAAAGCCGCGATGACGGCGGCGCTGGAGATACTGATGCTATTCATCGGCCGAACCCTTCGAGCTGGTGGTGTCACCGCGCGCCATGCAGTCCTTGCACATGGGCTGGAAGTCTGCGCCGGGGGCGGGCTTTGGCGTCTTCGGGGCGGTCTGCCCCCATCCGAAGCCGTGCAGACGCATGGCCTCTTTCTCCAAATCGGTCAGCCAGTTGCCCCAATTGGGATACAGCGTCGCCGCCTCGACGCGCTCTTCCGGCGTCTGCATCGTGCCGCACATGCACTCACCGGAGCGGCATAAGGCCTTGGCAACCGGGTTGATCGGCGTTTGGCAGCGCTCGAGGTATTCGTCCCGGTCATCCATCGTCCAGTCGTGGATGATGTTGACCCAGACGTTGCCCGGCGATGCCGGATCGGCGCGGAAGAGCTTTAGGTTTTTCTTGCGGTTCTCGCTCTCGTCTTTGCGGGCGCCGTTTAGCAACAGGACGCGAACGCCGCGCTTGCCCTGCCGGATCTCGCGAGAAACGGCCTTGCGGAACGGCGTGGCCTTCAAGACGCGATAGGCATAGCCGTGGGCGTCGCGACCTTTGCCGAAAAAACCCTTACGCAACACGTAATCTTCATAGGCCGTGCCGGCGTCGGCTTCGACATATTCGCCCATTCGGCCATAGGTATCGCGAACGAACTGGCTGGTCTCGGCAATGCCGCAGCGGGTGTTGCCGTGAATGACGAAATCGATCTTCGCGCCTAGCTCTCGCGCAATCTGATCCGAAGCGGCGCTGTCCTTGCCGCCTGAGACCATAGAGACGATGTGCGTCGGGTTAAACTGATCGATCGCATCGCGAAGGATCTGCACGCTGCTGTCGATCTTCATTCGGCGCGTCCTTTCTGGTAGGTCCACAAGCCTGAAAAAAGCAGACGAGGGTGTCGAGAGATGATGGATAAGCAGACTGCTCAAGGCCTGATCGACAAGCTCCTTAGTGAGATCGGGTTTGCTCAACCGACTACGGAGCAGGCGCTTCGGCTGCTTCGGCTTCAAAGCTATGTCGATGGTTCCGACGAGCCTGAAGAGTATGAGGCTAGGTATTCGGGGAATGGGGACCTGGATGACGATCTCTGACGCAATCATTCGCCACCGCCGTTTCCAGAAGAAACGTTGGCGGTGCCAGTGAGGCCAAGGTAAAGCGGAACGGTGAAGCCGAACTCCGTATCGGACCGCACCGCGGCGAGCACACCGCCGGAGCGGATACGATCGAGACCTTCTGGCGTAATGAAGAGGATGGGCGACAGCCGGATAGCCTGAGCTTCCCGCTCCAGGATGCGCCCCTCCTGGATGCCCTTGCGCACACCCTTGCGAAAAGCGGATCTGAGACGATCGCGGCCTTGGCTCTTATGTTCGTGCATGAAATCACTCCACGGTGAAGCGCGGCCGCATGGCCGTCAGCAGGTAAAGTTCCGGGGATCCGTCGAGCGGGCGCATGACAACCGCCGTCGCGGCGTCGGTCAGGCTGATCTCGATATCAACGGAATGAATGTTGGCGAGCGTCTTCTCGAGGCGCGGCGCCGAGTGCGCGACGACGAAGCCGTCGGGCACATTGATCTCGCCCTCGACCACATCCGATGCGAAGCCGCCCTCGGCCGTCAGCATGTCGATCTGGAGCTGGCCGGCCGAGACCTTGAGGCGGATGCCGTCGCTCTTGGTGTCCTCGACCATCGCGGCAACACGGCGCACGCCGGCCGCAAAGGTCTCGCGGGCGATGACGATGATCTGCCTGGTTCGCGCCGGGATGAGCTTCTCGTATTTCGGGTAGATCGCATCGATCAGCTTCGACTGGATTTCCACGCCGTCATAAGCGACGGCGATCTTGGCGGCGGACACCGCCATGCGCGCGCCATGCTTTGCGCCGTCCAGGAGCTTGCGGATAGGATCGGCGCCCATGGGCGGCAGGATGATGTGCGGGTAGGAATTCTCGACCGGCGGGAAGGCTACGGGGCGCGCGTCCGGCATCTTGACTTGCACGAGATAGTGCCCGTCCGTCGCTGCCACGACCATGCCGTCGGCATCTTCGGTCTCATGAAGGCAGAAGCCGCAAAGGTAAGGCCGATCGTCCGCCTTGTTCACCGCATAGGCAGCCTTCTTCAGGGCCTCGGCGAACCTGGCGCCGTCAATCTCGACCCAGCCGCCATCGATGCGGCTGCCCATTTCCGGGAAGTCCGCACCCGGCAGGCACGGCAGGGAGAAGGAGGACCGGCCGGACCGGATGCCGACTTGATCCTTCAGCCGGCCGGGGCCGAAGGCCAGCTCGGCGCTTTCCGGCATCTCCTTCAGGATCGCCGAAAGCCGGCTGACCGGCAGCGCGACGGCGGGAAAGCTCGCGCCATCCATCATCTCGCATTCCGCCTCGATCTGGAGGTCGAGATTGGTGCAACGCAGGCGGAGCGTTGCGCCGTCCGGCTGCAGCAGGACGTGGGTGAGGATCGGGATCTTCGCCTTGGTATCGATCGCATCGGAAACCCGCGAGAGCGCAGGAAGAAGCGATGAGCGGTGGATGGTGAACCATGTCTCAGCCATCGGTGCGACGCTCCGTGCCGCAGTTGCGCGCAAGCTGGATCTCGCTGACGGGGGGGCGAAGATTGTACGTCTGGCCCCACCTGTCGTGGACGATCTCCAGCAGTTCTTCGCGCGGCGCGTTGTCGGCGATGCGTCGATACAGATGTTCAACGGCCTCTCGGCTATGCAGATATTCCTTGGCCATTCGGCGCACTCCTAAAGGCGGGTCGAGCCGTCAACCGGCGACCTCTTCGCAGACGAGGGGGGCAGGCTGGCGCCGCGCACGATCGCGCCGGCGCATGTTTTCGCGGTGGGTCACGAGCTCGGTGTGCTTCGGGTCCGGGTTGACGCAGAGGCGGTTGCGGCACTTGTGGTCGAGCTGCTTCTTGCCCGGGATGAAGCCGTGTTCGTTGGTCCACATCGCCAGATGCACGGCGACCGTCTGGCCGTCGAGCGACATGCGGGGGTAGCCCTTGCCGCGACCGTTGTTGCCGGACGTCGGTCCGGTCCAGAGCCAGCAGCCAGTCGCGGCGTCTATCGTGACGCGCGAGAGGATCTTGGCCCGGATGCGGTCGCGGCGGCTGCTCACGGCGTCCTCCAGAGCGCGATGGCGATCGCGAAAAGGGACAGGAGCGGGCTGATGAAGATCAGGGCGATCATCAGGTTGCCGGCCGGCGTGGTCTTCCGGCGCGGCGGGCGGACTTCGACATGGTCGCGCGGAGCCATCATGGTCAGACCCTCGCGTCGAACGTCATCTGCCGCTCGACCTTGACGAGCTGCAGCGTGCAGGCGAGGCCGAACAGGCCCATGGCGAGGATGCCGGCGATAACGATGTAGCCGCTGGCAATGTCGGCGCTGCGCTCCAGCACGGGTTTTTCGCGGGGGATGTAGGGATGCTCTTCCATGGCATTCACTCCTTGCCGCCATCGACGACGATCGAGACGATCCGTCTGCCGGGGTTGCGGCGCTTGACGTGGAGGCGAGCGTGCTCGGCCTTTTCGGCCGAGACGACGAATTCGATGCCGCCCGCAATGCGGACGCGGAAAACGTGATGGATGGCCTTCACCGGCTCAGGCGGACGGCGAAAGCAGAGGCGCTGATCGTAGACGTGATCGGTGAGCGCCATGGCGGTCAGGCGGCCAGCTTGCCGGCGCGCACCGAGTCGGCGTTCGCCATCTCGGTGGCGTCCGTGCCGTAGATCGAGATCTCCCGCCGTGTGAACTTGAGGCGGATCAGGCGCTCGATAGTGCAGTCGTCGCCGAGTTCGCGCATGGCGTTGGCCATCTGGCGGATGCGGGTCTGCTGGGATTTGCTGGGGTGATGCATTGCGGGTCTCCGTTCAGGGGTGATCCGGAGAGGTTGGCCGCCGCTGCGCTGGAGGAAGGGGGTGTGATCAGCGGCGGCCTACCCGTCCGGGAGGAACGAAGAGAAAAATATCACGAAGCGTGAACTTGGCAAGCGAAAAATTCACACAACGTGAAGTCCTGTGAAGGGGGCCAGGCTGGAGGGGTGATGACAAGATCGCCTACCCCGCGCATAACTCAAGGGGAAGCGACCCCTTTTACGGGAAGTCGCAACATACAGTGCCCGAAAGAGGGTGTGAATGAATTCCTAAATTTGTTCTTGTTGTGTTCCCTTTTTCGAGTCATGTTTAGGCCAAACCAGAGAGCCAATGGAGCATGAACATGGCAGAGTTTTTCGTTGTTCAGTCCTTTTCACCGGCGAAGCGCGGCTTAAAGCCTGACGTCCCAGTCCAGGTAACCAGTGTTCAGCATGCACGTCGCATGGCGGAGCGATTGGCGTTGCGAAAGCCCATGGTCTTCGCCACCGCCACCAAAGGCGATCCCGAGACGGGAGACTTTGAGGAGCCGAAGCTCATCTGCTTTCACGGGACCGAGCGCCCTGAAGAGATCAACGATATGCAGCCGGCGTAAGAGGTTCAGAAATGGCTGAAAATCTGAAACTGCAGGCCGACCCGCACATCAAGCGCATGGCGTGCCAAATCTACACGCAGCTTCCCGAGGACAAGAGGGAGGCGCTGCAGGTTCTCCAGTACGTCCGCCAGATTATATTCTGCCTAGGAGAAGATTGGGAGGCCGTGGTGAAAACAGCGGCTATCCTGCCTTTTCAGCACCAGGAGATGAAAGGTCCGGCAGTTCGGCTGCGAGCCGTACAGGAAGGCCCGAACGATCACCAAGATAGATCCAATCCAGAGTAACGCCGGTGCGTGTCTGGATTGAAATTGCCACGTCTATATCCGGTCGACGAAGACCTTTCAGATAGTTGTTCAGGGCAGGTTGGGTTACCCCGATCAGGGAGGCGAACTCTACCTGCTTTTTCCCAAGCGCCGCCATAAGTGCGCTAAGTCGCCTTGCGATATCCGCATTTGATCTTCCGCCGTCTGCCATAGGTGATTTCTTGCACATTCACGCAGTGAAAAGAATTATCATGTGACGGCTTGAAAAAAATTCACGCTACGTGATAATTAGCGGCATGGAGACGCACGCTAACATCGTCGATCGTATCGTAACGGACCTCGGAGGCCTGACTAAAACGGCTACGGCCCTCGGGCTGCGCAATCCGAGCGTTGTGGCTAACTGGCGAAAGCGCGGTAGGGTGCCGTACCAGCGAGCGGTCGAGATCGAACGTCTTACAGGCATCTCTCGCCACATACTTCGCCCCGATGTCTTCGGGCCGCAGCCGGAGGCCGCCAAATGACGATCTCCTTTTGCGATCGCATCGGCTGCTTATCGATATCCCCATCACGATCGTGCGATCCACGCCGCCACCTGCCGGTTGGCCGACGCGCTCGCACCACCTGGCGCCGGAACGCGGTCCTGCAAGGTATTGCGTGGCGGACTGTTCCGGCGCCGTTTTTCTTTTCGCCTGCATGCGGGCCTCCGTGAGTTGATGGCTCGACCCTAGACGGCGTCCGCGCCGCCTTCACGGAATCCTTTCAGTCCATTTTTTCCTTGACCGAACCTCAGGGGTGTCTTCGTGCGCTCATTTTCCGACTGCCAGTCCATCATCAAGGCCGCGACCGTCTCCGCCTACGAGGCCGTCGGCGGCGTCACCGCGGCGGCCGACATGCTCGGCGTGCGTTCCTCGACCCTTACCAAATATGCCTCGCCCGGCGAGGAATGGCAGGCGAGCTTCATCCGGCTCGACCTTGCCGTCCGGCTCGACCGGCAGAGCGCGCATCCGTTTTTGCTGACTGCGATGGACCGGCTGGTAAAGGCGGAGCGGCCGACGGGGTTCGGCAGCGTCACGGCGAGCGCCATCCTGAAACTGGATGGCGTGCTCGACGACGTGGTGCGCGAGGTCGCGCGCGCGATCGAGGGCGACGACCATATCGACGCGGCCGAACGCGTCGCCATCCGCAGCAAGATCGTCGCCGCCAAGCAGATCCTTGCACAGCTCGACGCGGTGCTGTGATGGCGGCGTACGACTATTCC
It includes:
- a CDS encoding helix-turn-helix domain-containing protein; its protein translation is MCKKSPMADGGRSNADIARRLSALMAALGKKQVEFASLIGVTQPALNNYLKGLRRPDIDVAISIQTRTGVTLDWIYLGDRSGLPVRLAAELPDLSSPGAEKAG
- a CDS encoding DUF982 domain-containing protein; the protein is MVGTREVSGPFDALIYLTDQWPNRSGPRFVKARIACKAAVEGRLTAEAARQEFIAAADEVRVLLH
- a CDS encoding HNH endonuclease signature motif containing protein yields the protein MSSRRDRIRAKILSRVTIDAATGCWLWTGPTSGNNGRGKGYPRMSLDGQTVAVHLAMWTNEHGFIPGKKQLDHKCRNRLCVNPDPKHTELVTHRENMRRRDRARRQPAPLVCEEVAG
- a CDS encoding tyrosine-type recombinase/integrase, with product MVTVELKGVHTVKVKGKVYYYAWRGGPRINAEPGTPAFQKAYAEALESIRVPDESSFSALITFYKRSDDYKKLADSTKKNWSGWLDRIDAHFGSLRIKNFDRPDQIRPRIRKWRANYAATPRAADYGMQVLSRVLSYAVDPLAKIGMNPCEGIGRLYSANRAAIIWEAPEMEQVLAACSAEAKLAVRLAALTGLRAGDLFRLAWSHVGENAITMTTGKSRHQREVVVPVYGELRELLDAIPKHSPVVLTNSRKRPWTVNGFASVFIKAKTDAKLDERDLHFHDLRGTAATKFYKAGLDKRVIAEILGWEEEHVDRIIRRYVGRNAATEAIIRKLDEARARTEAVKPSVKPHEKGSA
- a CDS encoding transcriptional regulator, whose amino-acid sequence is METHANIVDRIVTDLGGLTKTATALGLRNPSVVANWRKRGRVPYQRAVEIERLTGISRHILRPDVFGPQPEAAK
- the dnaN gene encoding DNA polymerase III subunit beta — its product is MAETWFTIHRSSLLPALSRVSDAIDTKAKIPILTHVLLQPDGATLRLRCTNLDLQIEAECEMMDGASFPAVALPVSRLSAILKEMPESAELAFGPGRLKDQVGIRSGRSSFSLPCLPGADFPEMGSRIDGGWVEIDGARFAEALKKAAYAVNKADDRPYLCGFCLHETEDADGMVVAATDGHYLVQVKMPDARPVAFPPVENSYPHIILPPMGADPIRKLLDGAKHGARMAVSAAKIAVAYDGVEIQSKLIDAIYPKYEKLIPARTRQIIVIARETFAAGVRRVAAMVEDTKSDGIRLKVSAGQLQIDMLTAEGGFASDVVEGEINVPDGFVVAHSAPRLEKTLANIHSVDIEISLTDAATAVVMRPLDGSPELYLLTAMRPRFTVE
- a CDS encoding phosphoadenosine phosphosulfate reductase domain-containing protein, whose protein sequence is MKIDSSVQILRDAIDQFNPTHIVSMVSGGKDSAASDQIARELGAKIDFVIHGNTRCGIAETSQFVRDTYGRMGEYVEADAGTAYEDYVLRKGFFGKGRDAHGYAYRVLKATPFRKAVSREIRQGKRGVRVLLLNGARKDESENRKKNLKLFRADPASPGNVWVNIIHDWTMDDRDEYLERCQTPINPVAKALCRSGECMCGTMQTPEERVEAATLYPNWGNWLTDLEKEAMRLHGFGWGQTAPKTPKPAPGADFQPMCKDCMARGDTTSSKGSADE